A window of the Citrus sinensis cultivar Valencia sweet orange chromosome 9, DVS_A1.0, whole genome shotgun sequence genome harbors these coding sequences:
- the LOC102612502 gene encoding MATH domain and coiled-coil domain-containing protein At1g31390-like produces MGSQCDNNFFIFNEVQDKYFGLQDVIVKHFHAMKSKYGVAKFIDLKTFSDPLNGYLVNDACVFGAEVFVVKNTFKGECLSMMHDPPTYYHTLKVSNFSSLLDEFYESESFGCYKWKILLYPNGNGEANGNCISLFLDVSRSSIPPNIKLLTKYFLCVENQMNGKNSEVEGEWLYTLTNHAIGGRQFMTLAKLKYPTEGYLVDDSCIIKAEVTLHGLVLAET; encoded by the exons ATGGGAAGTCAATGCGATAACAATTTCTTTATATTCAATGAAGTTCAAGACAAATATTTTGGTCTCCAAG atGTGATAGTAAAACATTTTCATGCAATGAAGTCCAAATATGGTGTTGCTAAATTCATCGACCTGAAAACATTTTCTGACCCTCTAAATGGATACCTTGTCAATGATGCATGTGTCTTTGGTGCTGAGGTTTTTGTTGTCAAAAATACTTTCAAAGGAGAGTGCTTGTCAATGATGCATGACCCTCCCACTTACTACCATACCTTGAAAGTTAGTAACTTTTCAAGTTTACTTGATGAATTCTATGAGTCTGAATCATTTGGATGCTACAAATG GAAAATTTTGCTCTATCCTAATGGAAATGGAGAAGCGAATGGCAACTGTATTTCGCTATTTCTTGATGTTTCTCGGTCAAGTATTCCTCCAAACATAAAATTGCTTACGAAATACTTTCTGTGTGTTGAAAACCAAATGAATGGGAAGAACAGCGAAGTAGAGG GTGAATGGCTTTATACACTCACGAACCATGCAATTGGTGGTCGACAGTTCATGACATTGGCTAAACTGAAGTACCCAACAGAAGGTTACTTGGTGGATGACAGTTGCATCATTAAAGCTGAAGTTACATTGCATGGACTGGTTTTAGCCGAGACATAA